In Paenibacillus sp. G2S3, a single window of DNA contains:
- a CDS encoding sulfatase: MRILYLDLDSLRPDHLGCYGYHRNTSPNIDSIAKEGVTFTNYYCSDAPCLPSRSALMSGRFGIHNGIVGHGGTAADMRREGAKREFNDRLGMESLPAILRQAAMKTASISTFAERHSAWTFNAGFQEVFNVGGRGHETAEQVLPVALKWLQDNGESENWFLHLNFWDPHTPYRTPESYGNPFEKDPLPDWITEEVFELHRKKKGQHSIEDMNVLAKSHYQQHFRHNQEIENHDDLRVIFDNYDAGVKYLDEHLGQVFSKLRELGVMEDTAILISADHGESLGELGIYSEHGTADEATCRIPMIIRWPGGKNGIVEDGLHYHLDLGPTLASLLNLKGAPSWDGKSYADTILEGHSEGREYLVISQCAHVCQRSVRFEDWLYIRTYHDGHHGFPKEMLFDLKHDPYEQHNLAEICKDICMKGVYLLNEWHDNMMSSMDCDIDPLWTVLMEGGPYHAKEYVSSSSQDA, encoded by the coding sequence ATGAGAATCTTGTATTTGGATTTGGATTCGCTTCGCCCGGATCATCTGGGATGTTATGGCTATCATCGGAATACCTCCCCGAATATCGATTCAATCGCTAAAGAAGGGGTCACCTTTACCAACTACTATTGTTCAGATGCGCCGTGTCTACCGTCCCGTTCTGCTTTAATGTCAGGACGATTTGGCATTCATAATGGGATTGTAGGACATGGCGGGACCGCTGCTGATATGCGTAGAGAAGGGGCGAAACGCGAATTTAATGACCGGCTGGGAATGGAGAGTCTTCCCGCTATATTAAGACAAGCGGCCATGAAAACCGCGTCGATCAGCACCTTTGCCGAACGACACTCGGCCTGGACCTTTAATGCCGGTTTTCAAGAAGTGTTCAATGTTGGTGGAAGGGGGCATGAGACGGCAGAGCAGGTGCTTCCAGTGGCGCTTAAATGGCTTCAGGATAATGGGGAGTCCGAAAATTGGTTTCTGCACCTGAATTTCTGGGATCCTCATACACCTTATCGTACACCCGAGAGCTACGGTAATCCTTTCGAGAAGGATCCTTTACCCGATTGGATCACTGAAGAGGTGTTTGAGCTTCACCGAAAGAAGAAGGGGCAGCACAGCATTGAAGATATGAATGTGCTCGCTAAATCACATTACCAACAGCATTTCAGGCATAATCAGGAGATAGAGAATCATGACGATCTGCGTGTTATCTTTGATAACTATGATGCTGGAGTTAAATATCTCGACGAGCATCTCGGGCAAGTCTTCTCCAAGCTGAGAGAACTTGGTGTGATGGAAGATACGGCTATCTTGATCTCAGCGGATCACGGAGAGAGCCTGGGCGAGCTAGGGATTTACTCCGAGCACGGTACGGCAGACGAGGCGACTTGCCGCATTCCGATGATTATTCGCTGGCCAGGCGGCAAGAATGGAATAGTGGAGGATGGGCTACATTATCACCTTGATTTAGGACCGACATTAGCAAGCCTTTTGAATTTGAAAGGAGCTCCTTCTTGGGATGGTAAAAGTTATGCAGATACCATTCTGGAGGGACATTCAGAAGGGCGTGAGTATCTCGTAATCTCACAATGCGCGCATGTGTGTCAACGCAGCGTCCGATTTGAGGATTGGTTATATATACGAACCTATCATGACGGACATCATGGATTTCCGAAAGAAATGTTGTTTGATTTGAAGCACGATCCATATGAACAACATAATCTCGCCGAAATATGTAAAGACATTTGTATGAAAGGCGTCTATCTGTTGAATGAATGGCATGACAACATGATGAGCTCTATGGACTGTGACATCGATCCATTATGGACGGTACTTATGGAAGGTGGACCCTATCATGCGAAAGAGTATGTGAGCTCATCCTCACAGGATGCTTAG
- a CDS encoding AraC family transcriptional regulator — MSSIIHSQFDITVLDVIKIQYQKRVLFDYVQSCYTVSYIQKGEVLTTSSEGEYVASAGDVMIHRPNQPFNVISKMEGVHYLFNINAKVRDGDDFFKLFPLGKVIRIRDQSEYERRFDELRSLWLQEEDDFRNVQVGSLAFFLLYEIMESTKLGGRRSSRDPYVTDRFNEALQYMEERLDQEISREELSKLYHMNPVYFSRAFQKIYKLTPMQMLRKLRLLQAKQMLEYTDYTIEHISQRCGYYDASHFSKVFRGEYGKGPAEYRKSIEYTKTNIATP; from the coding sequence TTGTCCTCTATCATTCATAGTCAGTTTGATATCACCGTGCTAGACGTCATAAAAATTCAATATCAGAAGCGGGTCCTGTTCGATTACGTCCAATCTTGTTATACCGTCTCTTATATTCAAAAAGGTGAGGTCTTGACGACTTCCTCCGAGGGTGAATATGTTGCTTCTGCCGGAGACGTGATGATCCACCGTCCTAACCAGCCTTTTAATGTGATCTCCAAAATGGAAGGCGTACATTATCTATTTAATATTAACGCAAAGGTGCGAGACGGAGATGACTTCTTCAAGTTATTCCCGCTAGGCAAGGTGATTCGGATTCGGGATCAAAGCGAATATGAGCGAAGGTTTGACGAGCTGCGAAGCCTGTGGTTGCAGGAGGAGGATGATTTCAGAAATGTTCAGGTCGGTTCATTGGCATTTTTTCTCCTTTATGAAATTATGGAGAGCACCAAGCTTGGCGGGCGCCGCTCATCACGAGATCCCTATGTCACGGACCGCTTTAACGAGGCGTTGCAATATATGGAGGAGAGACTTGATCAGGAGATTAGTAGAGAGGAGCTTTCCAAGCTCTATCATATGAATCCTGTTTATTTTAGCCGGGCGTTTCAGAAAATATATAAACTGACTCCTATGCAAATGCTTCGAAAATTGCGGCTGCTGCAAGCTAAACAAATGTTGGAGTATACGGATTATACCATCGAGCACATCTCCCAGAGATGTGGATATTATGATGCTTCGCATTTCAGTAAGGTATTTCGTGGCGAATACGGCAAGGGTCCGGCGGAGTACCGAAAAAGTATCGAATATACAAAAACAAACATCGCTACTCCATAG
- a CDS encoding formylglycine-generating enzyme family protein, producing MSENIRACCSASRNQVEKQGSIDVCKENTTNQRLEGDKDFSDMILIPEGTFLMGTDDKEGFPADGEGPARNVTISPFLIDATAVTNKQFAAFIKETNYVTDAERFGWSYVFHSFVSMVTGKKVTRVATQTPWWWVVEGADWCHPEGPDSHVDERLDHPVIHISWHDADAYCSWAGKRLPTEAEWEYAARGGLVQKRYPWGDELKPGGEHRCNIWQGKFPDKNHASDGYAGTAPVKSYLPNGYGLYNMSGNAWEWCEDWFTNAYHLSSESVNPRGPVSGEARSMRGGSYLCHKSYCNRYRVAARSKNTPDSSAGNIGFRCAADYTG from the coding sequence ATGTCAGAGAATATACGGGCTTGCTGTTCAGCTAGTCGAAATCAAGTCGAGAAACAAGGTTCCATCGATGTTTGTAAGGAGAACACAACTAACCAAAGACTAGAAGGGGATAAAGATTTCTCGGACATGATCCTTATTCCTGAAGGCACTTTTCTTATGGGGACGGATGACAAAGAAGGGTTCCCCGCAGACGGAGAAGGCCCTGCTAGGAATGTTACCATATCTCCCTTTTTGATTGATGCAACGGCGGTTACGAATAAGCAGTTTGCTGCTTTTATCAAGGAAACTAACTACGTTACAGATGCGGAACGTTTTGGATGGTCTTATGTATTTCATTCTTTTGTTTCCATGGTGACAGGGAAAAAAGTGACCCGAGTGGCGACTCAAACCCCTTGGTGGTGGGTGGTAGAGGGAGCAGATTGGTGTCATCCTGAAGGTCCGGATTCTCATGTAGACGAACGTCTTGATCATCCTGTTATCCATATATCTTGGCATGATGCTGATGCATATTGCAGCTGGGCCGGCAAACGTCTTCCTACGGAAGCGGAGTGGGAGTATGCCGCACGAGGGGGTCTAGTTCAGAAACGATACCCTTGGGGGGATGAATTAAAACCGGGAGGTGAGCATCGCTGCAATATTTGGCAAGGCAAGTTCCCCGATAAAAATCATGCCAGCGACGGTTATGCAGGTACGGCACCTGTGAAGTCCTATCTACCTAACGGATATGGTCTTTATAATATGTCAGGAAACGCGTGGGAATGGTGCGAGGATTGGTTTACTAATGCCTATCATTTATCTTCCGAATCAGTGAATCCTAGAGGCCCGGTAAGTGGTGAAGCAAGGTCGATGCGTGGAGGGTCGTATTTGTGCCATAAATCTTATTGCAACCGTTATCGAGTGGCAGCCAGAAGCAAAAATACACCAGACAGCTCTGCAGGAAATATTGGCTTTCGATGTGCGGCTGATTATACCGGTTGA
- a CDS encoding chromate transporter: MIWNLFFTFIKIGLLSFGGGYAIIPMIQHEAMAGGWLSEKEFQEVVSIAGMSPGPVATNSATLIGYRVAGIEGAIVSTLGMILPSLIIILVISIFFYRVRDSQWIKTLFYGLRPVITGLIAYAAIRFGLNSMEHAFISWQTIGTLIIVFAALYGLMKYKLHPLTIIVASGILGVAFF; encoded by the coding sequence GTGATTTGGAATTTATTTTTTACCTTTATAAAAATTGGACTGCTCTCCTTTGGGGGAGGGTACGCCATCATTCCGATGATTCAGCATGAAGCTATGGCTGGTGGTTGGTTATCCGAAAAGGAATTTCAGGAGGTAGTTTCCATCGCAGGGATGTCACCTGGTCCTGTTGCAACGAACAGTGCAACCTTGATCGGATATCGTGTAGCCGGAATAGAAGGAGCGATTGTGTCAACATTAGGCATGATTCTGCCTTCATTAATCATCATCCTAGTTATTTCCATCTTTTTTTATCGGGTGAGGGACAGTCAATGGATTAAAACGTTATTCTATGGTTTGCGACCAGTGATTACAGGCTTGATTGCCTATGCTGCGATTCGGTTTGGATTAAATAGCATGGAACACGCTTTCATTAGTTGGCAGACCATAGGCACGTTAATCATTGTATTCGCTGCACTTTATGGTTTAATGAAATATAAGCTGCATCCGCTCACCATAATCGTTGCTTCTGGCATTCTTGGTGTAGCTTTTTTTTAG
- a CDS encoding chromate transporter — protein MRTTMKTNVVTNTELRISLLLQLFWVFVRIGPVTFGGGYAMIPMIEREISVKRKWLAEEEMDEILSLAGAAPGGVGVNAAAFIGYRLAGVKGAIAAIAGITIPTFIIVCVLSAVYSQLADQPKVIAAMKGIHGAVIALILVAAYRMAKNAIFDKTTAVTAFVIPVVLLVSGINPIYVIAVGLFIGFVYMPIKQLLGLKVQTEKESLNDSDEESNYPEYYI, from the coding sequence ATGAGAACAACTATGAAAACAAATGTGGTGACGAATACAGAACTCAGGATAAGTCTACTGCTCCAGTTGTTTTGGGTATTTGTTCGAATCGGTCCCGTAACTTTCGGGGGAGGTTATGCAATGATCCCTATGATTGAACGGGAAATTTCCGTTAAACGAAAATGGTTGGCTGAAGAGGAGATGGATGAAATTCTATCTTTAGCTGGCGCTGCACCAGGTGGTGTAGGTGTAAATGCGGCGGCATTCATTGGTTATCGTCTTGCTGGTGTGAAGGGGGCGATTGCTGCAATCGCAGGAATTACGATTCCAACCTTTATCATTGTTTGTGTACTTAGTGCCGTTTACTCACAACTGGCCGACCAACCAAAAGTCATTGCCGCAATGAAGGGGATTCATGGTGCTGTTATCGCTTTGATCCTAGTAGCTGCATATCGAATGGCCAAGAACGCTATATTTGACAAGACTACGGCTGTTACGGCGTTTGTTATACCGGTCGTATTACTGGTTTCCGGGATTAATCCTATATACGTGATTGCAGTTGGTTTATTTATCGGATTTGTATATATGCCAATCAAACAGCTCTTAGGGCTTAAAGTTCAGACCGAGAAGGAGTCCTTGAATGATTCTGATGAAGAGTCGAATTATCCGGAGTATTACATCTAG
- a CDS encoding ROK family protein, whose amino-acid sequence MEKHSTHIPSPKKLLYDRIAEQGTVSKLDLLQTFSLTKSTMTRILDEMTEEGLLTECGFGESSGGRRPILYQINPSYGYIIGLEISRLYSSLGLFDMQMNPKSIVHWRMDQAFTPERFMDHVSSQIRAFLRDHQLVDSQIIGIGIGAVGPLDRENGLILEPLHFPASGWNNLPICTLVEERTGFKAWLDNGANSALLGERWSIRHANIQHMLYVHAGAGIRYAMMSHGSIVHGTMDMEDAIGQMIIHTDGPRLNNDGNYGALEAFVSVQALEQSARTEAKNDNDLILQRYKVSPEKLTYDVLVQAFREGNPHARELFTQAAIHFGIGLANVINLLHPETIILGGALIHSHELFFQTAVEVAQRNTYRYPEYQPHFTLGTLKEEAVVTGAAIMVRNQMVL is encoded by the coding sequence GTGGAAAAGCACTCAACACACATTCCATCCCCAAAGAAACTCCTATATGACCGAATCGCCGAACAAGGCACTGTTTCCAAATTGGATCTTCTACAAACATTCTCACTTACCAAAAGCACAATGACCCGAATATTGGATGAAATGACGGAAGAAGGCTTGCTTACAGAATGCGGATTTGGGGAATCTAGCGGAGGCAGAAGACCTATTTTATACCAGATCAATCCTTCCTACGGTTACATCATCGGTTTAGAGATTTCCAGGTTGTATTCTTCCCTTGGTTTATTTGATATGCAAATGAACCCAAAATCAATTGTTCATTGGAGAATGGATCAGGCATTCACACCTGAAAGATTTATGGATCATGTAAGTAGTCAAATACGTGCTTTCCTCAGGGATCATCAGTTAGTGGACAGTCAAATCATAGGGATAGGAATAGGGGCTGTAGGACCACTTGACCGGGAGAATGGCTTGATCTTAGAGCCGCTACATTTCCCTGCTTCAGGCTGGAACAATCTCCCGATTTGCACACTGGTGGAGGAACGGACGGGCTTCAAAGCTTGGTTGGACAACGGAGCAAATTCCGCACTGCTTGGGGAACGCTGGTCCATCCGTCACGCTAACATTCAACATATGCTCTATGTACATGCTGGAGCAGGGATCCGCTATGCGATGATGTCGCATGGAAGTATTGTTCATGGGACGATGGATATGGAAGATGCCATTGGTCAAATGATCATCCATACAGACGGACCCCGATTAAATAATGATGGGAACTACGGTGCTCTGGAAGCATTCGTATCTGTGCAGGCGTTAGAACAAAGTGCACGCACAGAGGCGAAAAATGACAACGACCTGATCCTCCAAAGATATAAAGTCTCGCCTGAGAAGCTAACTTATGATGTACTTGTGCAAGCCTTTAGAGAGGGTAATCCCCACGCGCGTGAATTATTTACTCAAGCCGCCATTCACTTCGGGATTGGCCTCGCCAACGTTATCAACCTGTTACATCCTGAGACCATCATTCTAGGTGGTGCGCTCATCCACTCTCACGAGTTGTTCTTCCAAACGGCGGTTGAAGTGGCACAGCGAAACACTTACCGTTATCCTGAATACCAACCTCACTTCACTCTAGGTACTTTAAAAGAAGAAGCTGTGGTGACTGGAGCCGCTATAATGGTAAGAAATCAAATGGTTCTTTAG
- a CDS encoding anaerobic sulfatase maturase, producing the protein MTTCIQTSRPETLHIMWKTVSEDCNLACDYCYYSTAGGHPHHPIRVMDTDLLERFIAQYMNRSSGIATFSWQGGEPLLAGLPYFERVISLQAKSAPPHTMISNALQTNGTLINEKWAEFFKRYNFLVGISLDGPALIHDAHRLTGSGKGSYDLVMRGIRHLQNVGVEYSILTVIHEDNVRKPDELMAFYQEQQFPYIQFIPCMDFVSQKSDMPGRFRITPEQYGAFLCRTFDLWYNEEGYPELPIRIFENMLLVFMHREAELCVHNSGCPKMMVLETNGDAYPCDFFIDEEHRLGNIGQTDLESLLSSPVYDDFLLMKPDMNEACHKCEYLEFCNGGCPRNRNWLDVNDRTEVDYFCRSYKMFYSYAYERMMLLANRLRSEQMLEFRKSAKPLPGRNDPCLCGSGKKFKSCCQPL; encoded by the coding sequence ATGACAACATGCATACAGACCTCGAGGCCTGAGACTCTTCATATCATGTGGAAAACCGTCTCAGAGGATTGTAATCTAGCCTGTGATTATTGCTATTACAGTACAGCAGGGGGACATCCTCATCATCCGATCCGAGTGATGGATACGGATCTTCTGGAGCGGTTTATCGCTCAGTACATGAATAGATCATCAGGTATAGCGACGTTCTCTTGGCAGGGTGGGGAGCCACTATTGGCTGGACTTCCGTATTTTGAACGTGTGATTTCACTCCAAGCTAAATCCGCTCCACCTCATACGATGATAAGTAATGCACTACAGACCAATGGAACGCTAATAAATGAGAAATGGGCGGAATTTTTTAAACGGTATAACTTTTTGGTTGGGATTAGTCTGGACGGTCCTGCACTTATTCATGATGCTCATCGTTTAACGGGTTCAGGGAAAGGTAGTTATGATCTAGTTATGCGTGGGATTCGTCATTTACAGAATGTAGGAGTGGAGTATAGTATCCTGACGGTGATTCATGAAGATAACGTGAGGAAACCAGACGAATTGATGGCATTCTACCAGGAACAACAATTTCCGTATATTCAGTTTATCCCTTGCATGGATTTTGTTTCACAGAAGAGTGATATGCCTGGCCGCTTTCGAATTACACCTGAACAATACGGAGCGTTTTTATGCCGTACATTTGACCTGTGGTACAACGAGGAGGGGTATCCGGAGCTTCCCATTCGCATTTTTGAGAATATGCTTCTTGTGTTCATGCATCGTGAGGCGGAGTTATGCGTTCACAACTCAGGCTGTCCAAAGATGATGGTACTTGAAACGAACGGGGATGCCTATCCTTGCGATTTCTTTATTGATGAAGAGCACAGGTTAGGAAATATCGGCCAAACCGACCTGGAGTCGCTGCTTAGCAGCCCAGTATATGATGACTTCTTGTTAATGAAGCCCGATATGAATGAGGCATGTCATAAGTGTGAGTACCTTGAATTTTGCAATGGGGGATGCCCTCGTAACCGGAATTGGCTTGATGTGAATGATCGTACTGAGGTTGATTATTTTTGCCGCAGCTACAAAATGTTTTACTCGTATGCTTATGAACGGATGATGTTGCTTGCGAACCGACTTAGATCGGAGCAGATGCTGGAGTTCAGGAAAAGTGCAAAACCACTTCCAGGTCGAAATGATCCATGTCTATGCGGAAGTGGGAAAAAATTTAAGAGTTGCTGTCAACCACTATAG
- the tyrS gene encoding tyrosine--tRNA ligase translates to MNIIDELEWRDAINQQTDAEGLRELTNQKSVSVYCGVDPTGDSMHIGHLIPFMVLKRFQLAGHRPVMLIGGATGTIGDPSGRQSERSLQTLEQIQANVDALTAQMKKLFVTDGDNQIRMVNNYDWTHKINVIEFLRDYGKNFSINSMLAKDVVASRLDSGISFTEFSYQILQSLDYLHLYQHEDVQLQIGGSDQWGNITSGLDLIRRKEGSEAKAFGLTIPLMLKADGTKFGKSAGGAIWLDPNKTTAFEFYQFWANTDDRDVVKYLKYFTFLSKEQIDALEEKVQSEPHKREAQITLAEEMTRFVHGEELLEQAKRITAALFSGDIKSLTADEIEQGFKEMPTYETTLESKNIVEWLVDLGIEPSKRQAREDITKGAISMNGEKVSDVALEVTASEAIGGRFIIIRKGKKNYSLVKLS, encoded by the coding sequence ATGAATATTATCGACGAACTAGAATGGCGCGATGCCATCAATCAACAAACCGATGCCGAAGGGCTTAGAGAATTGACCAACCAGAAATCCGTTTCGGTGTACTGCGGCGTAGATCCAACGGGTGACAGTATGCATATTGGTCACTTGATTCCGTTCATGGTGCTCAAAAGATTCCAGCTTGCAGGACATCGTCCGGTTATGCTAATTGGCGGTGCTACGGGTACGATCGGTGATCCAAGTGGACGACAATCCGAGCGTTCATTGCAGACGCTGGAGCAAATCCAAGCTAACGTAGATGCGCTTACCGCACAAATGAAAAAATTGTTCGTTACTGATGGCGACAATCAAATTCGTATGGTGAATAACTACGATTGGACGCATAAAATCAATGTGATCGAATTTTTGCGTGACTATGGTAAGAACTTCAGCATCAATTCGATGCTTGCCAAAGATGTTGTAGCGAGCAGATTGGACAGTGGAATTTCCTTTACAGAATTCTCCTACCAAATCCTGCAATCCCTAGATTACCTGCATCTGTACCAGCATGAAGATGTGCAGCTACAAATTGGTGGCTCCGATCAATGGGGCAACATTACAAGCGGTCTGGATCTGATCCGTAGAAAAGAAGGATCTGAAGCAAAAGCATTCGGTTTAACGATCCCGCTTATGCTGAAAGCTGATGGAACAAAATTCGGTAAATCAGCTGGAGGAGCAATCTGGCTGGATCCGAACAAAACGACTGCGTTTGAGTTCTATCAGTTCTGGGCGAACACCGATGACCGTGATGTTGTGAAATACTTGAAGTACTTTACGTTCCTATCTAAAGAGCAAATTGATGCGCTTGAGGAAAAAGTACAGAGCGAACCGCATAAACGCGAAGCACAAATAACACTTGCTGAAGAAATGACCAGATTCGTACATGGTGAAGAATTGCTGGAGCAGGCTAAACGCATTACTGCCGCACTGTTCAGTGGAGATATCAAATCCCTAACTGCGGATGAGATCGAGCAAGGCTTCAAGGAAATGCCTACTTACGAAACTACACTGGAATCTAAAAATATCGTAGAGTGGTTGGTTGATCTAGGAATCGAGCCATCTAAACGTCAAGCGCGTGAGGATATCACCAAAGGAGCAATCTCCATGAATGGTGAGAAAGTTAGCGATGTAGCGCTGGAAGTTACAGCTAGCGAAGCTATCGGCGGCCGGTTTATCATTATCCGTAAGGGCAAGAAAAACTACAGCTTGGTGAAATTGTCCTAG
- a CDS encoding Lrp/AsnC family transcriptional regulator, with amino-acid sequence MLDPIDNHILERLTQNSRISYTDLAKEVNLSSVAVKDRIDRLVNQGIIEQFSIVINAEKLGKKISAYLELEVEPAHLNHIVGVLKENERVAVLYEMTGPCILHIHILVENLEEMERFMHESIYCLDGLVRVENQILLKRHKNQDGLNI; translated from the coding sequence ATGCTTGATCCTATCGATAATCATATCTTAGAACGCCTAACTCAAAACAGCAGAATTTCCTACACCGATCTAGCTAAAGAAGTTAATTTATCAAGCGTTGCGGTCAAGGATCGTATTGATCGGCTCGTCAATCAAGGAATTATTGAGCAATTCTCAATCGTTATTAATGCAGAAAAATTAGGAAAGAAAATTTCGGCGTATCTGGAGCTTGAAGTGGAGCCTGCCCATTTAAATCATATTGTCGGAGTCCTAAAAGAAAATGAACGCGTAGCCGTACTTTATGAAATGACAGGGCCTTGCATTCTTCACATTCACATTCTGGTTGAGAATCTTGAAGAGATGGAACGGTTTATGCATGAATCCATCTACTGTCTGGACGGACTAGTCCGTGTAGAAAACCAAATCTTATTAAAACGCCACAAAAATCAGGACGGTCTAAATATATAA
- a CDS encoding acetamidase/formamidase family protein, with product MKKQIFRNVGVTLSVFLLANSSINVMYADVSEGGYKPKTHVLKANSETVRWGNIGKGDPALTVRSGDIVTVEAITHHSGDDYDRMIKGDAGVEDIFHWIEGEKNEALRGPGVHIMTGPIAVEGAEPGDILEVKILDMKLRPNGNDKYAGKTYGVNAAANWGYLYGDMVEEPKQREVVTIYEMDTEGGTDYATAVYNYKWTVQTDPDGQVHPTIDYPGVIVDHNTIDKNFDVLKGVKIPVRLHFGTMGVAPKEADIVDSVPPSYNGGNVDDWRITEGATMYYPVSVPGALLSIGDPHAGQGDSEINGTAIETSVTGDIQVILHKKETLNKKLDGLSFPLLENENEWVVHGFSYANYLEALGASAHTDIFKNSSIDKAMKDAAHKTKDFLMAGMDLSEDEAYSLISVSADFGITQVVDGNWGVHALIDKAQFGEAERKAVGLRSSFEGFGAKVSWKPATQTVTISYNNNVLEMKVGATTGMYNGEIVKLVAPLEVVKEKVEVSEYFANFYKAKLSKTE from the coding sequence ATGAAAAAACAAATTTTTCGCAATGTAGGTGTCACGTTATCGGTCTTTTTATTAGCGAATTCGTCAATTAATGTTATGTATGCTGACGTTTCAGAAGGTGGGTATAAACCGAAAACGCATGTTCTAAAGGCAAATTCGGAGACCGTCCGCTGGGGGAATATTGGTAAGGGTGATCCAGCTTTAACGGTACGTTCGGGAGATATTGTAACGGTCGAGGCTATTACGCATCATTCCGGTGATGATTACGATCGAATGATTAAGGGGGATGCGGGAGTCGAAGATATTTTTCATTGGATAGAAGGGGAGAAGAACGAAGCGCTTCGTGGACCAGGTGTACATATTATGACGGGACCAATCGCAGTAGAAGGTGCTGAGCCTGGGGATATTCTGGAAGTGAAGATTCTGGACATGAAGCTGAGACCTAATGGAAATGACAAGTATGCTGGAAAAACCTATGGTGTGAATGCCGCGGCGAACTGGGGTTATCTATACGGAGATATGGTTGAGGAGCCGAAACAACGTGAAGTGGTCACCATCTATGAGATGGATACTGAGGGTGGTACCGATTATGCAACAGCTGTTTATAACTACAAATGGACAGTGCAAACCGATCCGGATGGTCAAGTGCACCCGACAATCGACTACCCAGGTGTTATTGTAGACCATAATACGATTGATAAGAATTTTGATGTATTGAAAGGTGTAAAGATTCCAGTACGTCTCCACTTCGGTACGATGGGTGTGGCGCCTAAAGAAGCGGATATCGTAGATTCAGTACCTCCTTCATACAATGGTGGCAATGTTGATGATTGGCGGATTACTGAAGGTGCAACGATGTATTATCCTGTATCCGTACCGGGTGCGCTACTGTCAATTGGTGATCCGCATGCCGGTCAAGGGGATTCTGAGATTAACGGAACTGCCATCGAGACATCAGTCACTGGTGATATTCAAGTCATTCTTCATAAAAAGGAAACGCTTAACAAAAAGCTGGATGGGTTAAGCTTCCCATTACTTGAAAATGAAAACGAATGGGTTGTACATGGCTTCAGCTACGCGAATTATTTGGAGGCACTCGGAGCAAGTGCACATACGGATATCTTCAAAAACTCATCCATCGACAAAGCGATGAAGGATGCCGCTCATAAAACAAAAGATTTTTTGATGGCTGGAATGGATTTGAGCGAGGATGAAGCATATTCACTGATTTCTGTGTCCGCGGATTTCGGAATTACACAGGTGGTGGATGGAAATTGGGGCGTTCATGCCTTGATAGACAAAGCACAATTCGGCGAAGCGGAGCGCAAGGCAGTGGGATTACGTAGCAGCTTTGAAGGTTTTGGTGCGAAGGTGAGCTGGAAGCCGGCTACTCAGACGGTTACTATTAGCTATAATAACAATGTTCTGGAGATGAAGGTCGGAGCGACAACGGGAATGTACAATGGAGAGATCGTAAAGCTCGTTGCTCCATTAGAGGTTGTAAAAGAGAAGGTTGAGGTCAGCGAATATTTCGCGAATTTTTATAAAGCTAAGCTATCTAAAACGGAGTAG